From uncultured Flavobacterium sp., one genomic window encodes:
- a CDS encoding CoA transferase subunit A → MITKKVNNVQDAIEGIKSGMTIMFGGFGLCGIPENTIAALVNTSISDLTCISNNAGVDDFGLGLLLQKKQVKKMISSYVGENAEFERQMLSGELEVELTPQGTLAERCRAAQAGIPAFFTPAGYGTEVAEGKEVREFNGKMHIMEEAFKAEFAIVKAWKGDEAGNLIFKGTARNFNACMAGAGKITIAEVEELVPVGTLDPNQIHIPGIMVQRIFQGEKFEKRIEQRTVRQRV, encoded by the coding sequence ATGATTACAAAAAAAGTAAATAACGTTCAGGATGCAATAGAAGGAATCAAAAGCGGAATGACCATAATGTTTGGTGGTTTCGGTTTATGCGGAATTCCTGAAAATACGATTGCAGCATTAGTAAATACTTCAATTTCAGATTTAACCTGTATTTCGAACAATGCGGGAGTTGATGATTTTGGTTTAGGATTGCTTTTGCAAAAGAAACAAGTCAAAAAAATGATTTCGTCTTATGTGGGCGAAAATGCCGAGTTCGAACGCCAAATGCTTTCCGGAGAACTAGAAGTTGAACTTACACCACAAGGAACCTTAGCAGAACGCTGTCGTGCAGCACAAGCCGGAATTCCAGCTTTCTTTACACCAGCAGGTTATGGAACCGAAGTTGCCGAAGGAAAAGAAGTTCGTGAATTCAACGGAAAAATGCATATTATGGAAGAAGCTTTTAAAGCCGAATTTGCCATTGTAAAAGCATGGAAGGGTGACGAAGCCGGAAATCTTATTTTTAAAGGAACTGCGAGAAATTTTAATGCTTGTATGGCCGGTGCGGGGAAAATTACAATTGCCGAAGTCGAAGAATTAGTTCCTGTTGGAACATTAGATCCAAATCAGATTCATATTCCGGGAATTATGGTGCAACGTATCTTTCAAGGAGAAAAATTTGAAAAGAGAATCGAGCAGCGTACCGTAAGGCAAAGGGTTTAA
- a CDS encoding DUF2931 family protein: protein MKTLVQYLFFVTVLTLSTACQNKKQNMDSIMEKKLPQFEWEENLNCPPGYPVEVYRGGLEGNAAYASLSNGTSTGLRGWGCSGSGSSYGKKALPNRINCIWVSYAERCLYNIDSAIDYDKLEQLFEEGYQDSSFFFNGNGEYKKTTFDTIIVGFAPGGVCVIWAMGAGRQVEIGRYKGEKYVVPQEEIAKLDNHESLLFSHAEYERIMNNTQIVPLAIRQANAGKPIPYGLWDTYRTRYSWRPVSVIKEDGGIVRGVGIECFNGENENLFDEDLIENKYIKRGIPKSLGFSWKDKKGQRYGGSVDFDEEEIFKVFNEFYKDNSEGEAELEFTINKNNDFVTVLFKKDGKDIRLRRTKVTTYKSSLK, encoded by the coding sequence ATGAAGACACTCGTACAGTACTTATTTTTTGTAACAGTATTAACCTTAAGCACAGCTTGCCAAAACAAAAAACAAAATATGGATTCTATAATGGAGAAAAAATTACCTCAATTTGAATGGGAAGAAAATCTTAATTGTCCTCCAGGCTACCCCGTAGAAGTATACAGAGGCGGTCTTGAAGGAAACGCTGCTTATGCCAGTTTAAGTAATGGAACCTCTACAGGTTTAAGGGGTTGGGGCTGCTCAGGATCAGGCTCGAGTTACGGCAAAAAAGCATTGCCCAATCGTATCAATTGCATTTGGGTTTCGTATGCAGAGCGCTGCCTTTACAATATTGACAGCGCTATAGATTATGATAAATTGGAGCAGCTTTTTGAGGAAGGTTATCAGGATAGTAGCTTTTTTTTTAATGGAAATGGAGAATACAAAAAGACAACATTCGATACCATTATAGTTGGTTTTGCACCAGGTGGTGTATGTGTAATATGGGCTATGGGAGCGGGACGACAGGTAGAAATAGGACGATATAAAGGCGAAAAGTATGTTGTGCCGCAAGAAGAAATTGCCAAACTCGACAACCATGAGAGTTTATTGTTTTCGCATGCCGAATATGAACGTATTATGAACAATACCCAAATTGTACCACTGGCGATACGTCAGGCTAATGCAGGCAAACCAATCCCGTATGGATTATGGGATACCTATAGAACCCGATATAGCTGGAGACCTGTTTCTGTAATAAAAGAAGATGGTGGAATTGTTCGTGGAGTTGGAATAGAATGTTTTAATGGGGAAAATGAAAATTTATTCGATGAAGATCTTATCGAGAACAAATATATTAAAAGAGGTATTCCTAAAAGTTTAGGTTTTAGCTGGAAAGATAAAAAAGGACAAAGATATGGAGGATCTGTTGATTTTGACGAGGAAGAAATTTTTAAAGTGTTTAATGAATTCTACAAGGATAATAGCGAAGGTGAAGCCGAATTAGAATTTACTATTAATAAAAACAATGATTTTGTTACCGTATTGTTTAAAAAAGATGGTAAAGATATTCGTTTACGCAGGACCAAAGTAACCACTTATAAATCTAGTTTAAAATAA
- a CDS encoding CoA transferase subunit B codes for MLTKEDIAKRIAKEVKDRYFVNLGIGIPTLVANYVREDIAVEFQSENGVLGMGPFPFAGEEDADIINAGKQTITTLPGASFFDSAFSFGMIRSQKVDLTILGAMEVSENGDIANWKIPGKMVKGMGGAMDLVASAENIIVAMMHVNKAGESKILKKCTLPLTGVGCVKKVVTELAVLEVTKKGFKLLERAPGVSVEHIIASTEADLIIEGDIPEMDIR; via the coding sequence ATGTTAACAAAAGAAGATATTGCAAAACGAATTGCAAAAGAAGTAAAAGACCGTTATTTTGTCAATCTTGGAATAGGAATTCCGACTTTGGTGGCAAATTATGTCAGAGAAGATATTGCGGTAGAATTTCAAAGCGAAAATGGTGTTCTCGGTATGGGACCATTTCCATTTGCCGGAGAAGAGGATGCCGATATTATCAACGCTGGAAAACAAACTATTACAACATTACCGGGAGCGAGTTTCTTTGACTCAGCTTTTAGTTTTGGAATGATTCGAAGTCAAAAAGTTGATTTGACGATTTTGGGTGCGATGGAAGTTTCAGAAAACGGTGATATTGCCAACTGGAAGATTCCGGGTAAAATGGTGAAAGGAATGGGAGGAGCAATGGATTTAGTGGCTTCCGCCGAAAATATTATCGTTGCGATGATGCATGTCAATAAAGCAGGCGAATCTAAAATATTAAAAAAATGTACTTTGCCGTTAACAGGCGTAGGCTGCGTAAAAAAGGTTGTAACGGAGCTTGCGGTTCTGGAAGTAACTAAAAAGGGTTTTAAGCTCTTAGAACGAGCGCCAGGGGTTTCTGTCGAACATATTATAGCGTCAACAGAAGCTGATTTAATTATTGAAGGCGATATTCCGGAAATGGATATCAGATAA
- a CDS encoding transglycosylase domain-containing protein, with product MAAKKNNQSNSVKDINYYKKKFWRIFAYSLLGVLAFFLFASWGLFGSMPSFEDLENPDSNLATEIISSDGVVIGKYFKTNRSQLKYSDLPKSLVEALVATEDARFYEHSGIDGRGTLRAVFSLGTNGGASTLSQQLAKQLFHGEGSKFLPFRIIQKIKEWIIAIRLERQYTKNEILAMYCNVYDFGNYSVGVSSAAQTYFSKDPKDLTMDESAILVGMFKNSGLYNPVRNPEGVKNRRNVVLSQMEKAKMITESEKLKLQALPISLHFKLESHREGTATYFREYLRDYMKKWVSENKKPDGSDYDIYKDGLKIYTTIDSRMQLHAEEAVSEHMKNLQQQFFIEQKTNKNAPFVNITQAETDRLMMQAMKNSTRWATMKDMDKSEDDIIASFKVKTNMRIFTWKGERDTIMTPMDSIRYFKHFLQSGLMAMEPQTGNIKAWVGGINYKYFQYDHVGQGARQVGSTFKPFVYATAIEQLNMSPCDSILDGPFMIHKGRHNVTADWEPRNSDNRYRGMVTLKQGLANSINTVSAKLIDRVGPEAVVELTHKLGVKTEIPAQPSIALGAVDITVEDMVAAYSTFANQGVYVKPQFLSRIENKSGEVIYEPIPESHDVLNKDIAFAVIKLLEGVTETGSGARLRTEGGGSGDNRWTGYPYVFKNPIAGKTGTTQNQSDGWFMGMVPNLVTGVWVGCEDRSARFKSLTYGQGATAALPIWGYFMKLCYADPGLQVSKSEFERPANLSIKVDCYSRPAVVKDTTQTEQNTDEFEL from the coding sequence ATGGCTGCTAAAAAAAACAATCAATCAAATAGCGTTAAAGATATTAATTACTACAAAAAGAAATTCTGGAGAATTTTTGCCTACAGTTTATTAGGTGTTCTTGCCTTCTTTTTATTTGCCTCTTGGGGATTATTTGGCTCAATGCCTTCATTTGAAGATTTAGAGAATCCGGATTCCAATCTGGCTACCGAAATCATTTCGTCAGATGGGGTGGTTATCGGTAAATATTTCAAAACCAATAGATCACAACTTAAATACTCTGATTTACCAAAAAGTTTAGTCGAAGCTTTGGTTGCGACCGAAGATGCTCGTTTTTACGAACATTCAGGAATCGACGGGCGCGGAACTTTAAGAGCAGTTTTTAGTTTAGGAACAAACGGTGGAGCCAGTACACTATCGCAACAATTAGCAAAACAATTGTTTCACGGAGAAGGATCTAAATTTCTTCCGTTCAGGATTATACAAAAAATAAAAGAGTGGATTATTGCCATTCGTCTGGAAAGACAGTATACCAAAAATGAAATCCTGGCAATGTATTGCAACGTTTATGATTTCGGAAATTATTCTGTTGGAGTAAGTTCTGCGGCACAAACGTATTTTTCTAAAGATCCGAAAGATCTAACAATGGATGAATCGGCTATTTTAGTCGGAATGTTCAAAAACTCTGGATTGTATAATCCGGTTCGTAATCCTGAAGGAGTAAAAAATCGCCGTAATGTGGTGCTTTCCCAAATGGAAAAAGCAAAAATGATTACGGAATCTGAAAAGTTGAAATTACAAGCTTTACCAATTTCTTTACACTTTAAGTTAGAAAGTCACCGCGAAGGAACTGCAACTTATTTCAGAGAATATCTACGAGATTATATGAAAAAATGGGTTTCTGAAAACAAGAAACCAGATGGTTCTGATTATGATATCTACAAAGATGGATTGAAAATTTATACCACAATTGATTCAAGAATGCAATTGCATGCAGAAGAAGCAGTTTCTGAACACATGAAAAACCTGCAACAACAGTTTTTTATTGAACAGAAAACCAATAAAAATGCACCTTTTGTAAATATTACTCAGGCAGAAACAGACCGACTTATGATGCAGGCCATGAAAAACTCAACACGTTGGGCAACCATGAAAGATATGGATAAAAGTGAAGATGATATCATTGCTTCATTCAAAGTAAAAACGAACATGCGCATCTTTACCTGGAAAGGAGAACGTGATACAATAATGACTCCAATGGATTCTATACGTTATTTCAAACACTTCTTACAATCAGGTTTAATGGCAATGGAGCCTCAAACCGGAAACATTAAAGCATGGGTTGGAGGAATTAATTACAAATATTTCCAATACGATCACGTTGGGCAGGGAGCGAGACAAGTAGGTTCAACTTTTAAGCCATTTGTTTATGCAACAGCAATCGAGCAATTGAACATGTCTCCTTGTGATTCTATTCTTGACGGACCATTTATGATTCATAAAGGACGTCATAATGTTACAGCAGATTGGGAGCCAAGAAACTCTGACAACAGATACCGCGGAATGGTTACGTTGAAACAAGGTTTGGCAAATTCAATCAACACGGTTTCTGCAAAATTAATAGATCGTGTAGGACCGGAAGCCGTTGTAGAATTAACGCATAAATTAGGTGTAAAAACCGAAATTCCTGCACAGCCTTCTATTGCACTTGGCGCTGTAGATATTACAGTTGAAGATATGGTTGCAGCCTATAGCACATTTGCTAATCAGGGAGTTTATGTAAAACCACAGTTCTTAAGCCGTATCGAAAACAAAAGTGGAGAGGTTATTTATGAGCCAATTCCGGAATCTCATGATGTTTTGAATAAAGATATTGCTTTTGCAGTAATCAAATTGTTAGAAGGAGTTACAGAAACCGGTTCTGGAGCACGTTTACGTACAGAAGGCGGTGGAAGTGGAGATAACAGATGGACAGGATATCCATACGTATTTAAAAATCCTATTGCAGGAAAAACCGGAACAACGCAAAATCAGTCTGATGGTTGGTTTATGGGAATGGTTCCTAACTTGGTAACAGGTGTTTGGGTTGGTTGTGAAGACCGTTCGGCACGTTTCAAAAGTTTAACTTACGGGCAGGGAGCTACAGCAGCATTGCCAATTTGGGGTTATTTCATGAAACTTTGTTATGCAGATCCTGGGCTTCAGGTTTCTAAATCAGAATTTGAAAGACCTGCAAACCTTTCTATAAAAGTAGATTGTTATAGCAGACCAGCAGTCGTAAAAGATACGACACAAACAGAACAAAATACAGACGAATTTGAATTGTAG
- a CDS encoding DUF2235 domain-containing protein — protein sequence MGKSFVYNDGCSADLEKENELYFTFGIFIDGTLNNKKNTQLRRKYRKEDEHSILTKEKRESDLIREAQDYKMVKKGREVVPPVGKDTQEYKEYLMGIYRSYIDLQGTDNSYSNDDTNVTRMWNCCTEAYRIYVEGMGTGDNKYDTTDGFAFGSGQTGIRARVRLACERIAERIKEARDNKDDRKKKVKTITLDVFGFSRGAASTRNFVYEIKKSEYEPLDIVIPDGYETDYRDGARIARPKVRKTLGDKDKLEIDAALLVDGYLPQFGHLGYSLLKDTDITPEELDKIDIIVRFIGVYDTVSSYYEIDGLGKYDDYGKLVDDDKFSKLMKEAWSTHFTGNEKELGLHNLGEAQNGFTKMVHFTAQDEHRRNFSLTRIKQTKGRAIEKNLPGVHCDIGGAYENEDYECIDEIGTNQSDSEYIGNELVWRALIPLPLKWVPDPFPSAGLKNLKQDLIDQHWYKDNELEIKREWFGYGSKEIEIKPLPTYKKLTGTRKGLKKEYSYIPLHFMEEFCRQLPDMVPFFNDQTTLKYPLKNDLFLVKVKEHLHAYVFEDAPEWKFKGDAQLKKEEENRKEKVRLEQEYEVIKRGSVLKEEVSVKTDNLDPRQYKPKILVMDKIATTEKETVPTPLREVIVEAYSIQETLRKLRHGYLHWSSNRDWFGMEPNDDRKRCFFPKQ from the coding sequence ATGGGAAAATCATTTGTTTACAACGACGGTTGCTCTGCAGATCTTGAAAAAGAGAACGAGTTGTATTTTACTTTCGGAATTTTTATTGATGGTACGCTTAACAATAAAAAAAATACTCAATTGCGACGCAAATATCGTAAAGAAGATGAGCACAGTATCCTGACAAAAGAAAAAAGAGAAAGTGATTTAATACGAGAAGCTCAGGACTATAAGATGGTAAAAAAAGGACGAGAAGTTGTACCGCCTGTAGGCAAAGATACGCAGGAGTACAAAGAATACCTTATGGGTATTTACCGCAGTTACATAGATCTGCAAGGAACGGATAATAGTTATAGCAATGACGATACCAATGTAACACGTATGTGGAATTGTTGCACTGAGGCTTATAGAATTTATGTAGAAGGCATGGGTACAGGAGATAATAAGTACGATACTACAGATGGTTTTGCTTTTGGCTCCGGGCAAACGGGTATTCGCGCCCGCGTACGTCTTGCCTGCGAACGAATAGCAGAAAGAATTAAAGAGGCAAGAGATAACAAAGATGATAGAAAGAAAAAAGTAAAAACCATTACATTGGATGTTTTTGGTTTTAGTCGTGGTGCGGCATCCACACGTAATTTTGTCTATGAGATAAAAAAGTCAGAGTATGAGCCACTCGATATCGTCATTCCGGATGGGTACGAAACAGATTATCGTGACGGAGCGCGAATTGCCCGCCCCAAAGTACGAAAAACACTAGGCGATAAAGACAAACTCGAGATAGATGCCGCTTTGCTAGTAGATGGATACTTACCTCAATTTGGACATTTGGGCTATAGCTTGCTTAAAGATACTGATATAACCCCAGAGGAATTAGATAAAATTGACATCATAGTACGGTTTATAGGAGTTTATGATACCGTATCATCTTATTACGAAATAGATGGTTTAGGTAAATATGATGACTATGGCAAATTAGTCGATGATGATAAATTTAGTAAACTAATGAAGGAAGCCTGGTCAACTCATTTTACAGGTAATGAAAAAGAATTAGGTCTTCATAATTTAGGCGAAGCACAAAACGGTTTTACTAAAATGGTTCATTTTACAGCTCAGGACGAGCATAGAAGGAATTTTTCGCTTACCAGAATCAAACAAACAAAAGGCAGGGCAATCGAAAAAAATCTGCCCGGAGTGCACTGTGATATTGGAGGCGCTTATGAAAACGAAGATTATGAATGCATTGATGAAATTGGAACTAATCAAAGCGATTCCGAATATATAGGCAATGAACTGGTCTGGAGAGCTCTAATACCTTTGCCATTAAAATGGGTTCCGGATCCTTTCCCTTCCGCGGGATTAAAAAACTTAAAACAAGACCTGATTGATCAACATTGGTATAAAGATAACGAACTTGAAATAAAACGGGAATGGTTTGGTTATGGCAGTAAAGAAATTGAAATTAAGCCCCTGCCAACTTATAAAAAACTGACAGGTACCCGCAAAGGACTTAAAAAAGAATACAGTTATATTCCGTTACATTTTATGGAAGAGTTTTGTAGGCAACTTCCGGATATGGTTCCTTTTTTTAATGATCAAACAACTTTGAAATATCCACTTAAAAATGATCTTTTTTTGGTAAAAGTAAAAGAACATCTGCATGCTTATGTTTTTGAGGATGCCCCAGAGTGGAAATTTAAAGGCGATGCACAGTTAAAAAAAGAAGAAGAAAACAGAAAAGAGAAAGTAAGATTAGAACAAGAGTATGAAGTTATAAAAAGAGGCAGCGTATTAAAAGAAGAAGTAAGCGTAAAAACAGACAATCTCGATCCGCGTCAATACAAACCTAAAATTTTGGTAATGGATAAAATCGCAACTACCGAAAAAGAAACAGTACCTACACCTCTTCGGGAGGTAATAGTAGAAGCCTATAGTATTCAGGAAACACTAAGAAAATTGCGACATGGGTATTTGCATTGGTCGTCAAACAGAGACTGGTTTGGTATGGAACCTAATGACGATCGAAAAAGATGCTTTTTTCCTAAACAATAA
- the bla gene encoding class A beta-lactamase, subclass A2 gives MNRYSVILFSFLSFQMFAQTTNTLRQELNKIIASKNATVGISIKSIEDKDTLSINGNLKAPMMSVFKFHIALTVLNKIDEGKLSLTQQIFVKKKDLHEDTWSPMREDYPDGNVNLTLDKLLRYTVSHSDNNGCDILLDLVGGTKVVQKFINKQGIKDFVIKVNEEQMKNWENLYLNTTTPLATTELLEKFYKGEILKEPTTKYLYQIMVETSRGLTWMKAGLPENTELAHRTGISGTNDANLRVAMNDIGIVKLPNGKHLILSVYLKNITETKEDTEKIIADITRVTWDYFIKK, from the coding sequence ATGAATAGATATTCTGTAATTCTGTTTTCGTTTTTGTCTTTTCAGATGTTTGCCCAAACAACAAACACACTTAGACAGGAGTTAAACAAGATCATTGCTAGCAAGAATGCGACAGTCGGGATTTCTATTAAAAGCATTGAAGATAAAGACACTTTAAGCATTAATGGAAATTTAAAAGCTCCAATGATGAGTGTTTTTAAGTTTCATATTGCTTTGACCGTTTTAAATAAGATCGATGAAGGCAAGCTTTCGTTAACACAGCAGATTTTTGTTAAGAAGAAGGATTTGCATGAAGATACCTGGAGTCCGATGAGAGAAGATTATCCGGATGGGAATGTGAATTTAACATTAGACAAATTGCTGAGATATACCGTTTCGCATAGTGATAATAACGGATGTGACATTCTTCTCGATTTAGTTGGAGGCACAAAAGTGGTACAGAAATTTATAAATAAACAGGGGATTAAAGACTTCGTTATTAAAGTTAACGAAGAACAAATGAAAAACTGGGAAAACCTTTATTTGAATACCACAACGCCATTGGCGACAACAGAATTGCTTGAAAAGTTTTATAAAGGAGAAATCCTCAAAGAACCTACAACAAAGTATTTATATCAAATAATGGTTGAAACCTCAAGAGGACTTACCTGGATGAAAGCAGGGCTTCCTGAAAATACAGAATTAGCACACAGAACAGGAATTTCAGGAACAAATGATGCTAATTTGAGAGTTGCAATGAATGATATAGGAATTGTGAAACTTCCAAACGGAAAACATTTAATACTTTCTGTGTATTTAAAAAACATCACAGAAACCAAAGAAGACACAGAAAAAATAATTGCTGATATAACAAGAGTAACTTGGGATTATTTCATTAAAAAGTAA
- a CDS encoding DUF2931 family protein, with protein MKTLAQHLFFVIVLTLSTACQNKKQNMDSIMDKKLPQFEWVENLNCPPGYPVEVYRGGLEGNAAYASLSNGTSTGLRGWGCSGSGSSYGKKALPNRINCIWVSYAERCLYNIDSAIDYDKLEQLFEEGYPDSNRKFGKRKTTFTTIIVGFAPGGVCVIWAMGAGRQVEIGRYKGEKYVVPQEEIAKLDNHESLLFSPAEYERIMNNTQIVPLAIRQANAGKPIPYGLWDTYRTRYTWKPVSVMKEDGGIVDEIGIGCFNGENENLFDESLTENKYDKRAVPNGLGFGWKDKKGQIYGGSVHFDEEEIFKAFKEIYKDNSEGEAELEFTINKNNDFVTVLLKKGDKDIRLRRTKVTTYESSLN; from the coding sequence ATGAAGACACTCGCACAGCACTTATTTTTTGTAATAGTATTAACCTTAAGCACAGCTTGCCAAAACAAAAAACAAAACATGGATTCGATAATGGACAAAAAATTACCCCAATTTGAATGGGTAGAAAATCTTAATTGTCCTCCAGGCTACCCCGTAGAAGTATACAGAGGTGGTCTGGAAGGAAACGCTGCTTATGCCAGTTTAAGTAACGGAACCTCTACAGGTTTGAGGGGGTGGGGCTGCTCAGGATCAGGTTCGAGTTACGGCAAAAAAGCATTGCCTAATCGTATCAATTGCATTTGGGTTTCGTATGCAGAGCGCTGCCTTTACAATATTGACAGTGCTATAGATTATGATAAATTAGAGCAGCTTTTTGAGGAAGGTTACCCGGATAGCAATAGAAAATTTGGTAAAAGAAAGACAACATTCACTACCATTATAGTTGGTTTTGCACCAGGTGGTGTATGTGTAATATGGGCTATGGGAGCAGGACGACAGGTAGAAATAGGGCGATATAAAGGCGAAAAGTATGTTGTGCCGCAAGAAGAAATTGCTAAACTCGACAATCATGAGAGTTTATTGTTTTCGCCTGCCGAATATGAACGTATTATGAACAATACCCAAATTGTACCACTGGCGATACGCCAGGCTAATGCAGGCAAACCAATCCCATATGGATTATGGGATACTTATAGAACCCGATATACATGGAAACCTGTTTCTGTAATGAAAGAAGATGGTGGAATTGTTGATGAAATTGGTATAGGATGTTTTAATGGGGAAAATGAAAACTTATTTGATGAAAGCCTGACAGAAAATAAATATGATAAAAGAGCTGTCCCTAATGGTTTAGGTTTTGGATGGAAAGATAAAAAAGGACAGATATATGGAGGATCTGTTCATTTTGACGAGGAAGAAATTTTTAAAGCGTTTAAGGAAATCTACAAGGATAATAGTGAAGGTGAAGCCGAATTAGAATTTACTATTAATAAAAACAATGATTTTGTTACCGTATTGCTTAAAAAAGGTGATAAAGATATTCGTTTACGCAGGACCAAAGTAACCACTTATGAATCTAGTTTAAATTAA